In the genome of Aequorivita sp. H23M31, the window ACCCATGATTACCAGATTATTATGGCGTTCCATAGATTGTTTTAAACCTTGGGAAATGGCATCAATAAAGCGAATATTTTCGACCTCGCCGTTTGGCTGGATTTCTACAGGAGTAAACTGTTGGTACACATCGGCCACCTCCTGCTCTACCGTTGACTCAATTTTTGGTTCATTAAAAGCAATTTCAAGATTTTCATCAATCTCAAGCTTGAACTCATTTCTATAGGTCTCAATTTCTTCTTCCGAAATTAAACCTTCAGCCAATAAATACGATTCAAAATTATGTAAAGGGTCACGTAAGCCCCATTCATCAATAAGTGCTGGCGGAACATATTTAGTTCCACTCGCCTCTTCGTGGCCACGCATTCTAAAAGTTTTAAACTCCAACAAAATGGGCCGTGGATTTTCTCGCATACTCTCCACCAGCTCTTTTAATGCCCTATAGACTTCCAAGATATTATTACCTTCTATTATATGCGATTCCATTCCGTACCCTCTGCCACGGTCTGCAATATTCTCGCAGTTGTACTGTTCGTTCGTGGGAGTTGAAAGTCCATATCCATTATTTTCCACACAGAACAAAACTGGTAGTTGCCATACCGAAGCAACGTTTAATGCCTCATGGATATCTCCTTCACTGGTTCCACCCTCACCGGTAAATACCGCACAGACTTTATTGTTATTTTTCAATTTATTGGCCAACGCTATTCCATCTGCAACCCCAAATTGAGGTCCTAGATGAGAAATCATCCCTACAATATGGAATTCTTGGGTCCCAAAGTGGAAACTACGATCGCGTCCTTTGGTAAAACCATTTGCCTTTCCCTGCCACTGAGAAAAAAGTCGGTGCAATGGAATATCCCGCATTGTGAAGACCGCCAGATTACGGTGCATTGGCAATATATACTCGTCCTTATCCAATACCGCGGTAATTCCTACAGATATCGCTTCTTGTCCTATCCCACTAAACCATTTGGACACCTTGCCTTGTCGAAGGAGTATAAGCATCTTCTCCTCGATCATTCGTGGCTTTAGCATTCCGCGATAAAGCATTTTTAAGGTTTCGTTATCCAGATCTTTTCTGTCGTAATTGAATAGAATATTTGGAGAAATTTCAGGTTTCATCTTTTATATTTTAAAGTTCAAAAGTAGGAAAAAAGCTGATGTTTTGCTTGTTTTGAACTTTATAAAATGAATTTCCAAAAACAGACAAAATCATAATAATTAACCGCAGAAATCCCAAATTTTACCTAACTTGAATTGGGCTATAAAACGAATTATGTACATTTCCTAATTATAGAAATACCTTCGGCATAAAGTGCTGATTTAATATATTTACAATATAAAATCCAAAGCAATGAACAATATCCCAAGTGTAGATTTGGCAGATTTTCTTTCGGAAGATCCAAAGAGAAAACAAAAATTTGAAGACGAAATAGGAAAGGCTTTTGAAGAGATAGGATTTGTATCCTTAAAAAACCATTTTCTCAGCGATGAACTGGTCGATGAACTTTATAAAGAAGTAAAAGCTTTTTTCTCCCTTCCGCTAGAAGTGAAGGAAAAGTATGAAATCGAAGGTCTTGGAGGCCAACGTGGATACGTTTCTTTTGGAAAGGAACACGCCAAAGGAAAGAAGGAAGGAGACCTTAAAGAATTTTGGCATTTTGGCCAGGAACCAACCGAAGATGCAAAACTTTCGGAAAAATACCCTCCAAATGTTCAAGTGGAAGAACTTCCAGATTTTAACCATACAGGGATGGAAGCCTATCGTATGTTAGAAAAAACAGGAATTTATGTCCTTAGAGCTCTTGCACTGCACATAGGTCTTGATGAATTTTATTTTGATCATTGGGCGTCAAATGGTAATAGTATTCTACGTCCAATCCATTATCCACCAATTACCCAGGAACCGCAAGGTGCTGTAAGGGCGGGCGCTCATGGAGATATCAACCTTATCACTCTTTTAATGGGTGCCTCCACAGGTGGTCTGCAGGTACTCCGCAAAGATGGAGAGTGGATAGATGCCATTCCCAAGGCGGATGAGTTGGTGATAAATGTTGGAGATATGCTGGAAAGACTTACAAATAATAAATTGTGCTCCACTATTCACCGTGTAGTTAATCCCCCCGTGAAGAATGGGACAAACCCAGGTATTCCATTCCGTTTTTTATGCACCCGCGCAGTGATATGAAATTAAACTGTCTTGAAGCCTGTGTGGATGAAAAACACCCGAAAGCCTATGACGATATTACAGCTGGGGAATTTCTACATCAAAGACTGGTAGAGATAGGTTTAATAAAAAAATAGTCTTTCCCTAAATTAATACATTTTTATTCTTTTTATTTGCTTTGGATATAATTTCCGAAAAGGTAGCTATATCCCTATGTATGTGACCTGAAATACTTTATTTTGAAATCATTAGAAGACCAATTACGAAATTTATTCCCCGAACATCAACCCTCGGAATCCCCAGATATTGAGGAGAAAGGTGACCTGTGGTTGCAGGAAGAACCACTTATCTGTAAATACGAAAAACGGAAAGGAAAACCTATAACCATCATTGAAGGCTACACGGGGGCGGATTCAGATTTTAAAATTTTGGCAAAGGAAATTAAACAACTCCTAAGTGTTGGAGGAAGTTTTAAAAATGAAACAATAATCATTCAGGGGGACTATCGCGATAAAATCATGAAATTCTTGAAGGAAAAAGGATTCAATGTTAAACGGGTTGGAGGATAATTCGGTCCAAATTCAAAAGCATATTCTGAATGACTTCCTAAGAGTTTTAAAAGCAATTAAATTTTGAAAAAAGAAATCATACAACCAAGCGAACTGATTTTAACCCCCGAGGGCAAAATATATCACTTGGATTTGGCTCCATCTGAGTTGGCAACGACAATTATTACGGTTGGGGATCCTGATCGGGTGAAAAAAATCTCCAAATATTTCGATTCCATTGAAGTGACCGCTCAACATCGCGAGTTCGTAACTCATACTGGAAGGTATAAGGGGAAACGCATAAGCGTGATTTCCACAGGCATCGGTCCAGACAATATAGATATTGTTTTTAACGAACTCGATGCTTTGGTAAATATTGATTTTGAAAGACGGGAAATTAAAAAGAAGTTAACTTCCTTGGATATTATTCGGATTGGCACCTCCGGCGGACTCACTCCCGATGTCAAGGTAGATACCATTTTAGTGAGCGCCTTAGCCATTGGTTTGGATAATGTAATGCATTATTATTCCAAAACCGATAAAATTTTTAAAAGGGATTTTGCAAAAGCATTTATTGATCATATGGATTGGAATCCTGATAATTCCGTTCCTTATGTAGTAGCAGCGAATAAGGAATTGTCGGAAAAATTCTCTTCTGAAAGGACCATTCGTGGTTGTACTATTACCAACGTAGGTTTTTATGGACCACAAGGACGGGTATTGCGCGCCCCCCTTTGGGACCAAAACATTAATGAGAAATTATCCACATTCGAATATAAAAAATACAGAATCACTAATTTGGAAATGGAGACCGCCACAATGTACGGAATGGCCAGAATGCTTGGGCATCGAGCCCTTTCAATGAACAGCATCATTGCAAACCGTGCCACGGGAACTTTTAGCCAGAATACAAAAAAGGCGATGGACGACCTTATTAAATATACATTGAACAAGATTGCAGAATGAAAAAAATACTAATCGGAGGGGTACCGGAACATTTTAATTTACCCTGGTATATAGGTCTTAAGGATAAAAAATTCCAAGAAAAAGATATCAATCTCCGATGGAAAGATTTTCCCGGCGGCACTGGAGAAATGGCCCAAGCTTTGCGGGATAAGGAAATTGACATGGCTGTAATTCTCACTGAAGGAATTGTTCGTGATATCATTAACGGAAATCCAAGCAGCATTGTTCAGGTTTTTGTGGAATCTCCCCTCCTATGGGGAATCCACGTCGCTGCAGATTCTCAATATCAAAGTATTCCAGATTTAAAAGGAACTGCCGCGGCAATAAGTCGCTATGGTTCTGGATCACATCTTATGGCCTTTGTCAACGCCGAAAATCACGATTGGAACTTACAGGAGGATTTACTATTTAAGGAAATCAAGGATCTTGAGGGTGCTCTTGAAGGACTTCCGAAGGGAATAGGTGATTATTTTATGTGGGAAAAATTTATGACCAAACCTTACGTAGATGACGGCACATTTAGGCTGATTGGAGAATCACCTACTCCCTGGCCAAGCTTTGTAGTTGTAGCTAGAAATGAAGTTATTAAAGAGAATGAAGAGACTATAAAAACAATTTTGGAAGTGATAAATGAAATTACCAGAAATTTTAAAAACATCCCGGGAATTGCTGAACTTATAGCCAAACGATATGGACAAGAACTTCCAGATGTAAGGGAATGGCTTGAGCTTACCCATTGGAGTCAACGACCAATGAAGGAAGAGGTGCTGGAGAAAGTTCAGGACGAATTACTTAAATTGGAATTGATTGACAGAAAATTGCTTTCGAATAAACTTCTTCATCCTATAACGTAAATTACTGAAAATTTATTAAGTACTAATTTCCGTTCTCTGGCCAGAATCCGGCGAGGTAAAAAAGTTTTAAAAAAATATTTTATTTCTACGCAACCTCTTTCCAATCCCAGCATCTTGTAGGTATAAAATCAATTGTTATGACTACTTTTTTGATTGTTTTGGGTGCACTATTGGTCATAAACTTTCTATTGTTGCAGTTTAGCTGCAACGATACCAAAGAGACTGAAATTCCTGAAGAGGAATAAAATTCATCCTGTTTTACTTTCGCTTATCTGGTAATTTCTACCAAACAATCGGGATTTTCCCGTTTTCCTTTAAATAATCATTCGCTTTACTGAAATGCTTGTTTCCAAACCAAAAACCGCGGTTTGCAGCTAGTGGCGAAGGATGTCCACTAGAAAGGATCAAATGCCTGGAGGCATCAATTTTTCTCCCCTTCTTTTTAGCTGGACCGCCCCACAGCATAAAAACTAAACCCTCCCTTTCATCGGAAAGTTTTTGAATCACCGCATCCGTAAACTTTTCCCATCCTTTATTTTGATGACTACCTGCTTCATGCGCTCTTACCGTAAGTGTGGCATTTAACATTAAAACTCCCTGTTCGGCCCAACGATTTAAATTTCCATTGGTTGGAATTTCGGCGCCTGTATCGGTTTTTATTTCTTGGAAGATATTCTTTAGAGAAGGAGGGATTTTAGTTTCCTTCCCCACGGAAAAACATAGCCCATGTGCCTGATTTGGACCGTGATAGGGATCTTGGCCAATCATTACCACCTTTACCTTCTCGAATGGGGCGTGATCAAACGCTGAAAATATATTCTCACTAGGAGGAAAACAGGTATTTACGGCATATTCGTTTTTAACGAAATCTATTAATTCCTGAAAATACTTCATTTCAAATTCCTCTTGCAAAACCTGCTTCCAACTCGGCTCAATAGTTATCTCCATTATTCATACTTTTGTGTAAAATTACGAGAAATACAGCTAATGGCGCGTATCGCAAATAAAACATTGGAAGACCTGGAATTTCCTGCAGTCCTGAAACAGGTTTCCGAAAACTGTGTAACAGAACCGGGAAAAGAAAAAACCCTCTCTCTCGTTCCTTACCCGGAATTTTCAGAAATTCAGCCGGAACTACTTCGTGTTAATGAGTTTTTGGCATCATTTATTGGGGACAATCAAATACCCAACCACGGTTTTGAACCTATTATTAAGGAACTGCACCTATTGAATATAGAAAGAAGCACTTTGGACATCTCGGGCTTCAGAAAAATCCTTTCTATTGCAGAGACCACTCGGATTCTACTGAAATTTTTTAAAAAATACGAGGAGTTCTACATCCATTTAAATGAATTTTCGGAGAACATCGATTATAATCCCATTATAGCGGAATCAATAAATCAAAAAATTGATAAGTATGGGGAAATAAAAGATGATGCTTCCCTCGAACTGAAAACAATTCGTCAGAGATTAAATGGATTAAAGGGAAAAATTAATTCTTCTTTTAATAAAGCGTTGCTGCAATATTCACAGAATGATTATTTAGATGAAATACGCGAATCCGTAGTTGAGAATCGACGCGTACTTGCCGTAAAGGCGATGTATAGAAAAAAGGTAAATGGAGCCGTTCTGGGAAGTTCTAAGACTGGCAGCATTGTTTATATTGAACCTCAGCAAACTTTGGAATATGCCAACGAGCTCAGCAATCTTTTATACGAGGAAGCCGAAGAAATAAAGCGAATTCTAAAAGCTTTGACAGAATTCCTGCGTCCACATAAAGAGCTTTTAAACAGCTATCAGGATTATTTGATTACTATGGACGTGTTATATGCCAAAGCCAAATACGCTTCCAAGATCAACGGAGTCCTTCCTATTCTTACTTCTGAAAAACGTATTTCTCTTATAAATGCTTATCATCCTTTGTTATTGGCATCAAACAATAAAAGAAAGGAGAAAACCTTTCCACAGTCCATTGAATTAGTTCCAGATAAGAGAGTTATTGTTATTTCGGGACCAAATGCGGGGGGAAAAAGTATAACCTTGAAGACAGTTGGATTGCTTCAGGTTATGCTACAAAGCGGATTGCTAATCCCTGCCGATCCAAAAAGTGAAATGTGGTTTTTTAAAAGAATTTTGACTGATATAGGCGACAATCAATCAATTGAAAACCATTTGAGCACCTATAGCTATAGGCTAAAAAAGATGAACCAATTTCTGAGAAAGTGTGATAACAAAACGCTTTTTTTAATTGATGAGTTTGGAACAGGTAGCGATCCAGAACTCGGTGGCGCTTTGGCGGAAACTTTTCTTGAAGTTTTTTATGAAAGAAAGGCATTTGGAATTATTACAACACATTACACCAATCTTAAGTTGCTTGCCAATGAACTGCCACACGCAATAAATGCCAATATGCAATTTGACAGTAAAACCTTGGAACCATTGTACCAACTGCATTTAGGAGAGGCGGGCAGCAGTTATACATTTGAGGTCGCCCAGAAAAATGGCATTCCCTACAGCTTGATTAATAGGGCCAAGAAAAAAATAGAAGGCGGAAAAGTAAGATTTGACAAAACGATTGCCAATCTTCAAAAAGAACGTTCTACACTTAGAAAAACATCTGAAACCCTAAAAAATGAAGCCGAAAAAGCAAGGGTGGGCACTCAGCAATTAGAAGAAATTAACGCTCGGGTTCAGGAAAAGCTGGAAAGTTATCAAGAGTTGTTTGACTCCAACCAAAAATTAATAAGTCTTGGGAAAAAAGTGGACACACTGTCAGAAAGATATTTCAACAACAAACAAAAGAAACAACTGATTGACGAACTGATGAAGTTGGTCATGGTAGAAAATAGCAAACGAAAAAAGCTTGCACCTAAGATTAAGAAAGCAGTTAAAGCAAAAGAGCAGGAGGTTAAAAAGGAAGTAGAAATAAAAGTAGAAGAAATCCGGGAGCGGAAAAAAGAAGAGAAGGAAAAAGCAAAAAAACTGCCTCCACCAAAACCAAAAGTGACACTAAAAATTGGAGATCGGGTAAGAATGTTGGAAGGTCGCGCAATTGGTACCATAGACAACATTGAGAAAAATAAGGCCATCGTGAATTATGGCATGTTTACGACCAACGTTAGTTTGGAGGAATTGGAGAAGGTTTAGTGATCCGTGATCAGTGGTATTGGTCAGGGTTCAGTGTTTAGTAGTTCAGTATTTATTTAACACTTTAAGTGGTAGTGGATAGTAGCTGGGCAGTTGTCCTCAGCAGCCAATATTTAAATAATAATTAGTGGGTCAAAGCATAGAACATAAAATCATTTTATTCGACGGGGTTTGCAATCTCTGCAACGGTGCCATTAATTTTGTTATTAAGAGAGATAAAAGAAATGTTTTTAAGTTCGCAACCCTTCAGAGTGAAATAGGAAAAAAACTGCTGTCGGAATTTAATGTTGATACTATGAATATAGATTCGATGATTTTGATCGATGGAAATAACTTTTATATAAAATCTTCCGCCGCTTTACGTATAGCCAAATATCTAACTGGTGGGTATCCCCTTCTATCCGGATTTTTTATTTTTCCGAGATTTATTCGAAATGCCGCTTACGACTATATTGCACGAAATCGCTATAAATGGTTTGGCAAAAAAGAAAGTTGCATGATCCCTACTCCCGAATTAACCTCCAAATTTTTATAGGGAATCCCTATTCATCATAACGGATAGGAATGCGTTGTCCTTTTGGTTGTTTCTTCCAAACATAAGTGTACAACCACATTAGGGTAAAGGACGGAATGACATCGGTAAAAGGTAAAATCTCTTCAAGAAAAACGATAACCGAGGCTATCCTTCCCTCAGTTCCTTTGTACATTTTTTTCATCAGTCGGGCTGCAATGGGAGCCCATAATAAATCCAAGAAAGGACCTATTACAGGTACGGCCATAGAGGCCATACCTACAAGATCATAAACGATCCCACGATGCAGCAATTTATATTTATCGGTATTTGTCATTGCGTAAAAATTAATTCATTGCAATGAAGCAAAAAATGTTCCAGAAATTACGATAGGTCGTTACTAATTAATTTCAGAAATTCATTTCGCGTCTGTATGGCTTCGAACTCCCCTCGAAATCCTGAAGTTGTTGTAACACTATTCTGCTTCTGCACGCCGCGCATCATCATACACATATGCGATGCCTCAATAACCACCGCTACTCCTTTTGGTTTCAGGGTATTGTTTATGCATTCCAATATATCGTGGGTCAAGCGTTCCTGCACTTGCAAACGCCGGGCAAAAACGTCTACTACCCGCGGCAGTTTGCTCAAGCCGACAATGTATCCATCTGGTATATAAGCAATATGCGCCTTCCCGAAAAATGGTAATATATGATGCTCACAAAGTGAATACAACTCGATATCCTTCACAATCACCATGTCGTGATACGCTTCTGCGAACATCGCGCTTCTTAATATTTCGGCGGGATCCTGACAGTTTCCTGAAGTAAGAAATTGCATTGCCTTAGCAGCTCTTTCGGGAGTTTTTAAAATTCCCTGGCGACTAACATCCTCTCCTATTGTACTTAAAATGTTACTGAAATTTTCTTTAAGCGAATCGGTAACAGGCTGATCGTATTCCTCAAATGACCTATATGATGACATAATGATGTTTTATTAATAAGAATGACCATCAAAAGTAGATTTTATAAATTGAAATAAAACTATATTACCCATTGAATTGCAGAATACGGCTATAAATAGTAAATTCACCATCTAATTATTTCGAATGATAGAGGCTCAAAACATTCATAAATATTACGATAGTCTTCACGTCTTGAAAGGCGTAGATCTACATATTATTAAAAGCGAAATAGTATCGATAGTTGGTGCTTCTGGGGCAGGAAAAACTACGCTTCTGCAAATTATTGGCACTTTGGATACCCATCACAATGCAAATAGCAAGCTTACTATAAACGGGGTGGACGTAAAATCCCTGTCGAGCAAAAAACTCGCAAAATTCCGAAATGAAAATCTTGGGTTCATCTTTCAGTTCCACCAATTGCTTCCGGAATTTACTGCCTTAGAAAATGTTTGCATTCCGGCTTTTATAAAGGGCACGTCCAAACCTGCAGCCACGAAAAAAGCATTGGAATTACTGTCTTTCTTGGGACTTTCCCACCGTAAGGATCATAAACCAAATGAACTTTCAGGTGGAGAACAGCAAAGGGTTGCCGTTGCAAGAGCACTTATTAATGATCCGCCTATAATTCTAGCTGATGAGCCAAGTGGAAATTTAGATACCGAAAGTTCTGAGAATCTTCACAAATTGTTCTTTAGACTACGTGATGAATTTGGGCAGACTTTTGTGATTGTTACCCACAATAAGGACCTCGCCGACATGGCCGATAGAAAATTGGTAATGCGCGACGGAGTAATAGCCAATTAATTGAAGGATAACACCAAAGCCCCTCTATAAATTGCAGCTATTTTTTGAATTACTTTAATCCAATCAGCAATGGATATAATTTCTATTAAAGAATTCCTGGACGAAAAGGTCGCTACTTATAACAATCAAAATTTTATAGATTCTGATCCAATACAAATTCCACATTTATTCTCAAAAAAAGAAGATATTGAAATAGCCGGTTTTCTAATGGCTACAATTGCTTGGGGCAATCGAAAGAGCATTATCAATAATGGGCACCGTCTTGTAGAATTAATGGGAGGCTCTCCGCACGATTTCGTAATGAATTTTTCATCTAATGATTCCGAATTACTCTCGGGGTTCGTACATCGCACATTCAATGGTTCGGATCTTATTTATTTTATCCAAGCGCTTCAAAATATTTACGGAAACCACGGTGGGTTAGAAAGTATATTTACAAAACACGCCAATATAAGTTCTGCGCAGCAAGCTATTCACGAGTTCAAAAAAATATTTTTTGCACTTCCGCATTTGGCCCGTACAGAAAAACACATCAGCGACCCCTTAAAAAACTCTGCCGCCAAACGTATCAATATGTTTTTAAGATGGATGGTGCGAAGTGATAATGCAGGTGTAGATTTTGGACTGTGGAAAGACATCTCTCCTTCCCTACTTTCTTGTCCCTTAGATGTTCATAGTGGGAACGTTGCTCGAAAAATAGGTCTGCTTAACAGAAAACAAAACGACGCTAAGGCCGTGATGGAACTTGATGCTATATTAAGAACCCTTGATGCAAAAGATCCCGTGAAATATGACTTTGCACTATTTGGACTTGGTGTATTTGAAGGTTTTTAGAAATTAAAATCAAGGGCTGCAATATTTCCGATAGAACATCACATTTCTCTTAAATTTGTTGTATTTTTATCCACATTCCTTAAACGATAATGTTTTAGGAATTAATGAAAATAAGGAGATTAAACGTGATTAAACCACCTTTTCCTTCTGATGAGAAGGAACGTCTGTCGGCTGTTAGATCCTATCACTTGCTGGATACTTTGCCAGAGAAGGATTTTGACAACATTACGGCTTTGGCCGCTAGTATATGTGATGTTCCTATTGCTTTAGTTACGCTGTTGGATGCAAATAGAAATTTTCTTAAATCGCATTACGGCGTTCCCTTCAATGAATCACCAAGAAACACTTCTTTCTGTGCCCACGCCATTCTTGAGGAAAATGATCTTTTTATTGTAGAGGATGCGCGAATAGATCCTCGCTTCCAGAGGAATCCATTTGTTACGGAGATGAACGCCATCTTTTATGCAGGAGTCCGACTGATGGACCCACACGGATATCCACTTGGAACCTTATGTGTATTCGACTCAAAACCACGGGAACTTAGCAATAAGCAAAAGAAGGCACTTTCTTCTCTTGCTTATCAGGTTGTAAATCTTTTTGAGTCCAAAAAGCGAAATAGAACCTTGATGACCGTTCAAGAGGAATTAAGAGAACGAAATGAAGAGCTTAAGAATTTTGCCGGAATCGTTTCGCATGACATGAAAATGCCTTTGGCCAATATGATAATCACTTCGGATATGTTGCAGGCAAAATACGGAGGTTTGTTAGATGAACAGGCGAAAAAATATCTGGATTATATTAAGCAGTCTTCTTTTACTCTTAGTGAGTACATTACCGGGCTGCTAGAGCATTATGAAACCGATAAAACGGCATCTTATGTCGAAGAAATATTTGATAGTCAGGATCTTTTTGAGGAAATAATCGAATTGCTAAACATTAGCGTTGATTGCGAGATAAATTTGCCAGAGGAAAATTTCGAAATGCAGGCAAACAAAGCCGCTTTGGAACAAATTATTCTAAATCTGGTAAGCAACAGCATAAAATACAACGACAAGGAAAAAATAAAAATAGACATTGAATGTCGGGAGAAAGACGATTTATATCATTTTTCAATTAGCGATAATGGAATGGGAATCCCTGCTGAGGAAATGTCGCACATTTTTGAACTGTTTGGAACTTTGGGTATCTTGGACAGAGAAGGAAAAAAAGGAAATGGAATTGGACTTTCCACTGTTAAGAAACTGGTCACAAAATTACAAGGAGAGATAGCCGTTTCCTCTACCCTAGGCGTGGGGACCACAATTGAATTTTATATACAAAAAAACGGAGGTGCGAATAAAGCCTTTTAAGTGCGTAGGATTTGCTAATATTACATTCCAATTTTTACCACTGAAAAATATTTCTAAAAATGCAGTTTAAATACCCGGAAATTCTATTCGCTCTTTTCCTGCTGCTTATACCCATATTTATCCACCTTTTTCAACTTAGGCGTTTTCAACGGATTGAGTTTACCAATGTTGCTTTTCTTAAGAAAGTAACCATACAGACCCGCAAAAGTTCCGAAATAAAAAAGTGGTTGACATTGCTGATGCGTCTGTTGGCCCTGGCGTGCATTATTATTGCCTTTGCCCAACCCTTTATTGCTTCAGATACTGCACTTAGTGATAAAAAAGAAACCGTAATTTATATAGACAATTCCTTTAGCATGCAGGCAAAGGGAAATAAAGGAAGCCTGTTGGAGAGATCGTTGCAGGATCTTTTTGATAAGGGAGATGAGATTGGGAAACTCAGTTGGTTTTCGAATAACTCCGAACGCATAAACAGCTCGCCACAAGATTTTAAGAACGACATTTTGGCTGTGGGATACTCTTCTAATCAATTGACCCCAGCAGAGGTGCTACTGAAGGCAAACCAACTTTTTTCTCAAGAGAAGAATGTATCCAAACAACTAGTTTTTATTTCAGATTTTCAACAAGTTGAGGCTTTCCCTGATATTTCAACAGATTTTGTTGTAGATGTTGTGCAACTTAGGCCCGTTAAAGCAACCAACATCTCCATAGACACGGCATTTATTGCTTCGAAAAATGCCTCCACCACGCAGCTAAAAGTATCCATCTCAAAGCAGGGAGATGTCAGTTCAGACGTGCCTGTTTCGCTTTTTGAGAATGGAAAATTAAAAGCCAAAACAGCAGTCGATCTTTCCCAAAATTCAAGGGGCACAATAACGTTTGATATAGATGCATCAGAATCATTTATAGGAAAACTTGAACTTAGCGAAAGCAATATGCCTTTTGACAATAGTTTGTTCTTTAGTATAAACAAACCCGAAAAAATAAAAGTGTTGGCCATTAACGGTTCAGACGGTAATTTCTTGCAACGTTTATTTGAAAAGGAG includes:
- the folE gene encoding GTP cyclohydrolase I FolE — its product is MSSYRSFEEYDQPVTDSLKENFSNILSTIGEDVSRQGILKTPERAAKAMQFLTSGNCQDPAEILRSAMFAEAYHDMVIVKDIELYSLCEHHILPFFGKAHIAYIPDGYIVGLSKLPRVVDVFARRLQVQERLTHDILECINNTLKPKGVAVVIEASHMCMMMRGVQKQNSVTTTSGFRGEFEAIQTRNEFLKLISNDLS
- a CDS encoding ABC transporter ATP-binding protein; the protein is MIEAQNIHKYYDSLHVLKGVDLHIIKSEIVSIVGASGAGKTTLLQIIGTLDTHHNANSKLTINGVDVKSLSSKKLAKFRNENLGFIFQFHQLLPEFTALENVCIPAFIKGTSKPAATKKALELLSFLGLSHRKDHKPNELSGGEQQRVAVARALINDPPIILADEPSGNLDTESSENLHKLFFRLRDEFGQTFVIVTHNKDLADMADRKLVMRDGVIAN
- a CDS encoding TIGR02757 family protein; this translates as MDIISIKEFLDEKVATYNNQNFIDSDPIQIPHLFSKKEDIEIAGFLMATIAWGNRKSIINNGHRLVELMGGSPHDFVMNFSSNDSELLSGFVHRTFNGSDLIYFIQALQNIYGNHGGLESIFTKHANISSAQQAIHEFKKIFFALPHLARTEKHISDPLKNSAAKRINMFLRWMVRSDNAGVDFGLWKDISPSLLSCPLDVHSGNVARKIGLLNRKQNDAKAVMELDAILRTLDAKDPVKYDFALFGLGVFEGF
- a CDS encoding GAF domain-containing sensor histidine kinase — encoded protein: MKIRRLNVIKPPFPSDEKERLSAVRSYHLLDTLPEKDFDNITALAASICDVPIALVTLLDANRNFLKSHYGVPFNESPRNTSFCAHAILEENDLFIVEDARIDPRFQRNPFVTEMNAIFYAGVRLMDPHGYPLGTLCVFDSKPRELSNKQKKALSSLAYQVVNLFESKKRNRTLMTVQEELRERNEELKNFAGIVSHDMKMPLANMIITSDMLQAKYGGLLDEQAKKYLDYIKQSSFTLSEYITGLLEHYETDKTASYVEEIFDSQDLFEEIIELLNISVDCEINLPEENFEMQANKAALEQIILNLVSNSIKYNDKEKIKIDIECREKDDLYHFSISDNGMGIPAEEMSHIFELFGTLGILDREGKKGNGIGLSTVKKLVTKLQGEIAVSSTLGVGTTIEFYIQKNGGANKAF
- a CDS encoding BatA domain-containing protein is translated as MQFKYPEILFALFLLLIPIFIHLFQLRRFQRIEFTNVAFLKKVTIQTRKSSEIKKWLTLLMRLLALACIIIAFAQPFIASDTALSDKKETVIYIDNSFSMQAKGNKGSLLERSLQDLFDKGDEIGKLSWFSNNSERINSSPQDFKNDILAVGYSSNQLTPAEVLLKANQLFSQEKNVSKQLVFISDFQQVEAFPDISTDFVVDVVQLRPVKATNISIDTAFIASKNASTTQLKVSISKQGDVSSDVPVSLFENGKLKAKTAVDLSQNSRGTITFDIDASESFIGKLELSESNMPFDNSLFFSINKPEKIKVLAINGSDGNFLQRLFEKERFDFEQQTGKTLDYNQIPNQNFIVLNALDEIPSSLVTALKSFSDAGGSLLIIPSTEADLNSYNSLISALSMGTFSEKISQEKKITKIVFAHPLFQGVFEKEITNFQYPKVNSINDIKTTATTALAFEDMRPFLVEKGKTYLFTAAIDRVNSNFLNSPLVVPTVYNMGLQSLPLPDLYYTIGKQNTIAVQLSLGPDQILAMKDSISRFIPLQQTKSNHVLITTTEEPNKAGNYQLIKDTEVLQTISYNYSRRESRMNYLDAADWEGVKVYKSVDNLFESLSQANSINSFWKWFAIFALFFLLCEMFILKFWK